The following proteins are co-located in the Microplitis demolitor isolate Queensland-Clemson2020A chromosome 5, iyMicDemo2.1a, whole genome shotgun sequence genome:
- the LOC103575266 gene encoding uncharacterized protein LOC103575266 — protein MVIKFFEVIFTVILITNQVIAYFVQDQPKNTGKAYNEKFNDFLQVKLREIMRNGDKDLEIPVIDPYVGDDEIIKNDDNSEPFVFIVRLNNFNVEKLSMYIIESSNLKIFPFPVSISIKITLPEIISSGLYQLDGVAFKGVSFYGKGKFKFIAKNISISVVTNITITGGIRIQSLDLKISLDKIDFKATGIFYDDNTSVILSQVISDVLPEIVTVYYHDNITAIVSQKLINVVNEKLDGKTWKDLLNFINLLI, from the exons atggttattaaattttttgaggtcATTTTCACGGTCATTTTAATCACCAATCAAGTTATTGCTTATTTTGTTCAGGATCAgc cAAAAAATACTGGAAAGGcttacaatgaaaaatttaacgattttCTTCAAGTAAAGTTGCGTGAAATAATGAGAAATGGTGATAAAGATTTAGAAATACCTGTAATTGATCCTTATGTTGGCGatgatgaaattattaaaaatgatgataatagcGAACCCTTTGT atTTATTgtgagattaaataattttaatgttgaaaaattatcaatgtaTATCATTGAAAGTTCGAATTTAAAGATATTTCCATTTCCTGTTTcgatttcaattaaaattacattaccAGAAATAATTTCAAGTGGTTTATATCAATTGGATGGTGTTGCTTTTAAAGGCGTTTCATTTTACGGTAAAGGAAAGTTTAA atttattgcaaaaaatatttcgatttCCGTTGTaacaaatattacaattaCCGGTGGTATTCGGATCCAGTCTCTTGATCTCAAAATTTCACTCGACAAAATAGat tttaaagCAACAGGAATTTTCTATGACGATAATACATCGGTTATTCTCAGTCAAGTAATATCAGATGTTTTACCGGAAATAGTAACCGTTTATTATCATGACAATATAACGGCAATagtttctcaaaaattaattaatgtggTTAATGAAAAACTTGACGGTAAAACCTGGAAAGATTTActcaatttcattaatttattgatttaa
- the LOC103575268 gene encoding uncharacterized protein LOC103575268, which produces MMKVIIFGIMLIIINQTISFSIENKNYTLLQRGFNRDLKQFLEYDLRSIMRNGVPVLDPYYHKQQFFEYDDSKLNFEGTFYEFNIKHLSNYDVEYSNVNLWTRKVDVNLYFPVITSEGFYDLKFIYQDDMYSGNGEYKAIASNLKLYIQAWVSFWGGLHVKSLTTKISLEKYDFSATNNYLGSNQTMLWCKQVSELVPKIIKEDHDALSSYISKKLIVLINDQL; this is translated from the exons ATGATGAAAGTCATAATTTTTGgtattatgttaattattattaaccaaACAATTagtttttcaattgaaaataaaaatt atacGTTGTTACAACGAGGTTTTAACAGAGATCTTAAGCAATTTTTGGAATATGATTTAAGAAGTATAATGAGAAATGGTGTTCCAGTACTTGATCCTTATTATCataaacaacaattttttgaatacgaTGATtctaaattaaa cTTCGAAGGtacattttatgaatttaatattaaacatttgtCAAACTACGATGTTGAATATTCAAATGTCAATTTATGGACAAGAAAAGTTgatgttaatttatattttcctgTTATAACTTCTGAAggattttatgatttaaaatttatttatcaggaTGATATGTATAGTGGAAATGGAGAatacaa agcaATTGCatcaaacttaaaattatatattcaagCATGGGTTTCTTTTTGGGGTGGTCTTCATGTTAAATCTCTTACAACCAAAATTTCATTGGAAAAATATGAT ttttCAGCTACCAACAATTATTTGGGTAGCAATCAAACAATGTTATGGTGTAAACAAGTATCAGAATTGgtaccaaaaataataaaagaagacCATGATGCATTGTCATCATacatatcaaaaaaattaatagttttgaTTAATGATCAgctctaa
- the LOC103575269 gene encoding uncharacterized protein LOC103575269: MKAFICVILLVINQVISLPTDNHNDNFVIARNLNDELKNYLENDLREIMRNKEPILDPYKSDEQIVEFNKEKLSFKGKFNDFIIEQLSYYVVKRSNVNIFLKKVDIEFHFPTIISDGLYDIEASYQNIPLKGNGNFNVTVKDFTLSVEAHIKILGTIQLKSLKLKIGVGSIEFASTNEQFDNEKESREWNEKISKLLETIIVDDSITANLAEEIKVGVNQWLQNDLSKISQHK, from the exons ATGAAGGCTTTTATTTGTGTAATATTGTTAGTTATCAACCAAGTTATTAGTTTGCCAACTGATAATCATaatg ataattttgtgattgcaagaaatttgaatgatgaattaaaaaattatcttgaaaaTGACCTACGAGAAATAATGAGAAACAAGGAACCAATTCTTGATCCTTATAAATCAGATGAGCaaattgttgaatttaacaaagaaaaattatc atttaaaggaaaatttaatgattttattatcgaACAACTATCATACTACGTTGTTAAGCGTTCAAAtgtcaatatatttttgaaaaaagttgatattgaatttcattttccTACTATAATTTCTGATGGACTTTACGACATTGAAGCTAGTTATCAAAACATTCCTCTAAAAGGCAACGGAAACTTTAA tgtaactGTTAAAGACTTTACACTTTCTGTTGAAGcacatattaaaatattaggaactattcaattaaaatctCTCAAACTAAAAATCGGAGTAGGAAGTAttgaa TTTGCTTCAACAAATGAACAATttgataatgaaaaagaatCAAGAGAatggaatgaaaaaatttcaaaattgctaGAAACAATAATTGTTGATGATTCCATAACAGCCAATTTGGCTGAAGAAATAAAGGTTGGTGTAAACCAATGGCTTCAAAACGATCTATCAAAGATCTCTCAACATAAGTAA
- the LOC103575270 gene encoding ketohexokinase-like has product MISIFYEKIVGGSQQESNPKKILCVGLVCLDIVQTCKNFPLEDTDTRCVEYRWQRGGNASNNCTVLSRLGSKCEFFGTLGAEHHLKFLKDDMIKYSIDFDHCPIIERIGCPISTVILSLQTGSRTILHHNPNLPELTIEDFEKLNLDNYSWIHFEGRNIPRVLGMMQLIENYNKKLKLIKSKNLLSITVSVELEKNNVELLDLLAYADVAFISKDFACSRGYSNMTETIKNIARDVKSGATIICAWGDRGAMARSPDGTIVQSPAFPPTQIVDSLGAGDTFTAAVLHYLNHVKLQHSQFKVNNTDYEKSKNEKPNQDNTCSQTSHLSDYKNITLNRNIESSEYSNTEFINKTILQSAIAFACRIAGNKIGFKGYDDLQLSPIHF; this is encoded by the exons atgatatcaatattttacgaaaaaatagtTGGCGGATCACAACAAGAATCaaatcctaaaaaaattttgtgcgTAGGACTTGTTTGTCTTGATATTGTACAAacgtgtaaaaattttccattagaAGATACCGATACCag atgcGTTGAGTATAGATGGCAACGAGGTGGTAATGCATCAAATAATTGTACAGTATTATCACGACTTGGTAgtaaatgtgaattttttgGTACCCTTGGTGCTGaacatcatttaaaatttttaaaagacgaTATGATTAAATACAGTATTGATTTTGATCATTGTCCAATTATTGAGCGAATTGGCTGTCCGATTTCAACAGTTATATTGAGTTTACAAACTGGATCTCGGACTATTTTACACCATAATCCAAATTTACCAGAGCTTACTATtgaagattttgaaaaattaaatttagataattacAGTTGGATAcattttgaa gGCAGAAATATTCCACGTGTATTGGGAATGATGCAgcttattgaaaattataataaaaaattaaaattaataaaatctaaaaatttattgtcaataaCAGTAAGCGttgaattggaaaaaaataatgtagaaTTATTAGATTTGTTAGCGTATGCAGATGTTGCATTTATCTCTAAAGATTTTGCTTGTAGTCGGGGATACAGTAATATGACTGagactattaaaaatattgcacGTGATGTTAAATCAGg agcAACAATAATATGTGCATGGGGTGACAGAGGAGCAATGGCACGATCACCAGATGGTACAATAGTGCAATCACCAGCATTCCCTCCTACGCAAATAGTTGATTCATTGGGTGCTGGAGACACATTTACAGCAGCTGTATTACATTATTTGAATCATGTTAAATTACAACACAGTCAATTTAAAGTAAACAATACTgattatgaaaaaagtaaaaacgaAAAACCCAATCAAGACAATACTTGCTCACAAACATCTCATTTATcggattataaaaatataacacttAATCGTAATATCGAGAGCTCGGAATACAGCAATActgaatttatcaataaaactattttacaaTCAGCTATTGCCTTCGCCTGCCGTATTGCTGGTAATAAAATTGGATTCAAAGGTTACGATGATCTACAGCTTAGtccaattcatttttaa
- the LOC103575272 gene encoding short-chain dehydrogenase/reductase family 16C member 6 has product MVTAYDAISIAADLCLLLIKVFYYIIESIYRLIVPIEEKSVAGEIVLITGAGHGIGRELAYKYASLGAIVVCWDLNAQSNQETVNEIMKLGATTAYAYQCDVSDREEVVKVSNRVKSEVGHPTILINNAGIMPCQKFLDYSPETIKKIMDINVLAHFWILQEFLPIMIKNNYGHVVALCSIAGMVGLKNLVPYCASKFAVRGLMESLNDELSSGENIQKNNIKFTTIYPYMVDTGLCKKPHIRFPSLMSLVPPKDAAAIILTAQRRNYRDATIPRYWNSVNCVLRVFPEKAVIGIKDFLNSGVEADS; this is encoded by the exons atggtaaCTGCATATGATGCAATATCTATTGCAGCAGACTTGTGTctacttttaataaaagttttttactatattatcGAAAGTATTTATCGTTTAATTGTACcaattgaagaaaaaagtgTTGCTGGTGAAATAGtattg ATTACTGGAGCTGGGCATGGAATAGGACGAGAATTAGCATACAAATATGCATCACTCGGTGCAATTGTTGTCTGTTGGGATCTCAATGCCCAGAGTAATCAAGAAACTGtcaatgaaataatgaaattaggcGCTACAACTGCTTATGCATATCA ATGTGACGTGTCTGATAGAGAAGAAGTAGTCAAGGTTTCAAATCGAGTTAAATCTGAAGTTGGTCACCcgacaatattaataaataatgctgGTATTATGCCTTGCCAGAAATTTTTAGATTACTCTCCtgagacaattaaaaaaataatggatatTAATGTTCTCGCTCATTTTTGG ATACTACAAGAATTTTTAccaattatgattaaaaataattacggtCACGTAGTTGCATTATGTTCAATAGCAGGAATGGTTGGCCTTAAAAATCTTGTACCTTACTGCGCATCCAAGTTCGCTGTCAGAG GTCTCATGGAATCATTGAATGACGAATTATCTTCGGgggaaaatattcaaaaaaataatataaaatttacgacAATCTATCCGTACATGGTAGATACTGGTCTCTGTAAAAAACCGCACATAAG atttCCGAGTTTAATGTCGCTAGTACCACCCAAAGATGCTGCGGCTATTATATTAACAGCACAAAGACGTAATTATAGAGATGCAACTATTCCTAGATATTGGAACTCGGTAAATTGCGTTTTAAG agtATTTCCAGAAAAAGCTGTTATTggaataaaagattttttgaacAGTGGTGTTGAGGCTGATAGttga
- the LOC103575273 gene encoding ITG-like peptide: MKRASGKPITMFNKIGILICMMMMQQRIEVNAWGGLFNRFTPEMLSNLGYGGHSGGYRPSYMQRPLTGNYANNFAEGLETIDDPCEERRCVSNDYCCPAQICIIDRENEGVCAYVFGLKQGELCRRDSDCETGLMCTDVIGADTRSCQPPITSNKQYSEECTISSECDITRGLCCQIQRRHRQSTRKVCSYFKDPLVCIGPVATDQIKSVIQYTSGEKRITGQNNRILYKRGLFI, from the exons atgaaaagAGCATCAGGTAAACCAATAAcaatgttcaataaaattggtatATTGATTTGTATGATGATGATGCAGCAGCGTATTGAAGTTAATGCCTGGGGAGGtttatttaatcgttttaCTCCAGAAATGTTATCTAATCTCGGTTACGGTGGTCACTCTGGTGGATACAGACCTTCATACATGCAG CGACCGCTAACAGGAAATTATGCCAACAACTTTGCCGAAGGCTTGGAAACTATCGATGATCCCTGTGAAGAAAGGAGATGCGTTTCCAATGATTATTGTTGCCCAGCTCAGATCTGTATCATTGAtcgag AAAATGAAGGTGTATGTGCATACGTATTTGGATTAAAACAAGGAGAATTATGTAGAAGAGACAGCGATTGTGAAACAGGTCTTATGTGTACTGATGTAATTGGCGCTGATACACGATCATGTCAACCTCCTATTACTTCTAATAAACAATACA GTGAAGAATGTACAATTTCAAGCGAGTGTGACATAACCCGAGGTCTTTGCTGTCAAATTCAACGTCGCCATCGTCAATCCACCCGTAAAGTTTGCTCTTACTTCAAAGACCCTCTTGTTTGCATCGGTCCTGTGGCAACGGATCAAATAAAGTCCGTAATACAGTACACTTCCGGCGAAAAGCGAATCACCGGTCAAAATAATAGAATTCTCTACAAACGTggattattcatataa